Proteins encoded in a region of the Homo sapiens chromosome 9, GRCh38.p14 Primary Assembly genome:
- the OR2S2 gene encoding olfactory receptor 2S2: MEKANETSPVMGFVLLRLSAHPELEKTFFVLILLMYLVILLGNGVLILVTILDSRLHTPMYFFLGNLSFLDICFTTSSVPLVLDSFLTPQETISFSACAVQMALSFAMAGTECLLLSMMAFDRYVAICNPLRYSVIMSKAAYMPMAASSWAIGGAASVVHTSLAIQLPFCGDNVINHFTCEILAVLKLACADISINVISMEVTNVIFLGVPVLFISFSYVFIITTILRIPSAEGRKKVFSTCSAHLTVVIVFYGTLFFMYGKPKSKDSMGADKEDLSDKLIPLFYGVVTPMLNPIIYSLRNKDVKAAVRRLLRPKGFTQ, encoded by the coding sequence ATGGAAAAAGCCAATGAGACCTCCCCTGTGATGGGGTTCGTTCTCCTGAGGCTCTCTGCCCACCCAGAGCTGGAAAAGACATTCTTCGTGCTCATCCTGCTGATGTACCTCGTGATCCTGCTGGGCAATGGGGTCCTCATCCTGGTGACCATCCTTGACTCCCGCCTGCACAcgcccatgtacttcttcctagGGAACCTCTCCTTCCTGGACATCTGCTTCACTACCTCCTCAGTCCCACTGGTCCTGGACAGCTTTTTGACTCCCCAGGAAACCATCTCCTTCTCAGCCTGTGCTGTGCAGATGGCACTCTCCTTTGCCATGGCAGGAACAGAGTGCTTGCTCCTGAGCATGATGGCATTTGATCGCTATGTGGCCATCTGCAACCCCCTTAGGTACTCCGTGATCATGAGCAAGGCTGCCTACATGCCCATGGCTGCCAGCTCCTGGGCTATTGGTGGTGCTGCTTCCGTGGTACACACATCCTTGGCAATTCAGCTGCCCTTCTGTGGAGACAATGTCATCAACCACTTCACCTGTGAGATTCTGGCTGTTCTAAAGTTGGCCTGTGCTGACATTTCCATCAATGTGATCAGCATGGAGGTGACGAATGTGATCTTCCTAGGAGTCCCGGTTCTGTTCATCTCTTTCTCCTATGtcttcatcatcaccaccatcctgAGGATCCCCTCAGCTGAGGGGAGGAAAAAGGTCTTCTCCACctgctctgcccacctcaccGTGGTGATCGTCTTCTACGGGACCTTATTCTTCATGTATGGGAAGCCTAAGTCTAAGGACTCCATGGGAGCAGACAAAGAGGATCTTTCAGACAAACTCATCCCCCTTTTCTATGGGGTGGTGACCCCGATGCTCAACCCCATCATCTATAGCCTGAGGAACAAGGATGTGAAGGCTGCTGTGAGGAGACTGCTGAGACCAAAAGGCTTCACTCAGTGA